Proteins from a single region of Cyanobacterium stanieri LEGE 03274:
- the trxA gene encoding thioredoxin: MSEVTEVKEADFKAEVLDSELPVLVDFWAPWCGPCRMVAPVVEEIAQQYEGKVKVVKLNTDENPQIASQYGIRSIPTLMVFKGGQKQDMLVGAVPKTSLAKTLEQHI, translated from the coding sequence ATGTCAGAAGTGACAGAAGTAAAAGAAGCAGATTTTAAAGCAGAAGTTTTAGACAGTGAACTTCCCGTTTTAGTTGACTTTTGGGCGCCTTGGTGTGGGCCATGTCGTATGGTTGCCCCCGTGGTAGAGGAAATAGCCCAACAATATGAAGGAAAAGTTAAAGTAGTTAAATTAAATACTGATGAAAATCCTCAAATTGCTAGTCAATATGGTATTCGCAGTATCCCTACTTTAATGGTTTTCAAAGGTGGTCAAAAACAGGATATGCTAGTGGGTGCTGTACCTAAAACCAGTTTAGCAAAGACCTTAGAACAACATATTTAG
- a CDS encoding LOG family protein, whose amino-acid sequence MSNKSDLDLFYRSRNIEELLKKIPSYTHNKWLKKSLKSLAKLVKRGKIDRLEWKILTGTLKDLEKGFRLFSNYRNTRKITIFGSARTTCDTPEYDLALKFAQKVSQEGFMVLTGAGGGIMEAGNKGAGTDNSFGLNVKLPFEQSANNYIENDHKLINFKYFFTRKLFFLKETDAIALFPGGFGTQDEAFETLTLCQTGRQPPIPLILIDKPGGNYWQNWQQYIIENLVSEGYINPEDKEIYTITDNVDTAYEIISKFYRVYHSSLYRKDFFVMRLNCQLKDEQINILNDKFSDILTQGKITKIESTDSQSSGTIDDLPSIGFYFNERKFSRIYQMINIINSFELDTFACHQPYIR is encoded by the coding sequence TTGTCTAATAAATCAGATTTAGATTTATTTTATCGTTCTCGCAATATTGAAGAATTATTAAAAAAAATACCTAGTTATACTCATAATAAATGGCTAAAAAAATCTTTAAAGTCTTTAGCTAAATTGGTAAAACGAGGAAAAATTGACCGTTTAGAATGGAAAATATTAACTGGTACTCTTAAAGATTTAGAAAAGGGTTTTCGTCTTTTTTCCAACTATCGCAATACACGAAAAATCACCATATTTGGTTCGGCAAGAACTACCTGTGATACCCCCGAATATGATCTTGCCTTAAAATTTGCCCAAAAAGTCTCCCAAGAAGGCTTTATGGTTCTTACAGGGGCTGGAGGTGGCATTATGGAAGCAGGTAATAAGGGCGCTGGAACTGATAATTCTTTTGGTTTAAATGTTAAGTTACCTTTTGAACAAAGTGCCAATAACTATATTGAAAATGATCATAAATTAATTAATTTTAAATACTTTTTTACTCGCAAACTATTCTTCTTAAAAGAAACAGATGCGATCGCCCTTTTCCCTGGTGGTTTTGGCACCCAAGACGAAGCATTTGAAACCCTAACCCTTTGCCAGACAGGAAGACAACCCCCCATTCCCCTAATTTTGATAGACAAACCGGGGGGAAACTATTGGCAAAATTGGCAACAATATATTATCGAAAATCTGGTATCAGAAGGATATATAAATCCCGAAGACAAAGAAATCTATACCATTACCGACAATGTCGATACCGCCTATGAAATAATCAGTAAATTTTATCGAGTTTATCACTCCAGTTTGTATCGTAAAGACTTTTTTGTCATGAGATTAAACTGCCAATTAAAAGATGAACAAATAAACATATTAAACGATAAATTTAGCGACATTCTAACCCAAGGAAAAATAACCAAAATAGAATCCACCGACTCCCAAAGTAGTGGCACCATTGACGATTTACCAAGCATTGGATTTTACTTTAACGAAAGAAAATTTAGTCGCATTTATCAAATGATTAACATCATTAACAGTTTTGAATTAGATACCTTTGCTTGTCATCAACCCTATATAAGATAA
- a CDS encoding insulinase family protein, translated as MKSNHKHIQQTKLHNGITLVVIENPTTEIIAGRIFCRNAGSRWESPDNAGIFHLLASVMAKGTRNLSSLEIAEKVETIGAALGTDTSSDYFLTSIKTVTDDFEQILEIAGEMLRYPSFPQQELELEKNITLQNILSQKEQPFNLAFNQLRQMMYGQHPYGFSILGTEESVNNITIEHLRQCHKRHFRPDNIVISLAGKIDLEQATLMVNKIFGDWENPPHSMDSLTTPVIEAKSAYGKIDQQTQQSIIMMGYITPSMDSVDYPVLKLISTYLGNGLSSRLFVELREKRGLAYDVSAFYPTRLDKSQFVVYMGTAPVNTEIGMEGLQAEISRLRNITLSAEELQTAKNKLLGQYALGKQTNSEFAQIFGWYETLGVGIDYDRTFQDNINAVTVAQIQEVANKYLRDEFLCTSIVGQSVQ; from the coding sequence GTGAAATCTAATCATAAACATATCCAACAAACAAAACTTCATAACGGTATTACCCTAGTCGTAATTGAAAACCCTACTACCGAAATTATTGCAGGAAGAATCTTTTGTCGCAATGCAGGAAGTCGTTGGGAATCTCCTGATAATGCGGGGATTTTTCATCTTTTAGCCAGTGTTATGGCAAAAGGCACCAGAAATTTATCCTCCCTAGAAATTGCCGAGAAAGTAGAAACCATTGGCGCCGCCCTTGGCACAGACACTTCTAGCGATTACTTTCTGACTAGCATTAAAACTGTTACCGATGACTTCGAGCAAATTTTAGAAATTGCAGGGGAAATGTTGCGTTATCCCTCTTTCCCCCAGCAAGAGTTAGAATTAGAAAAAAATATTACTCTCCAAAACATCCTTTCTCAAAAAGAGCAACCCTTTAACCTTGCTTTTAACCAATTAAGGCAGATGATGTATGGACAACATCCCTATGGGTTTTCTATTCTTGGTACGGAGGAAAGCGTTAACAATATAACCATCGAGCATTTAAGACAATGCCATAAAAGACACTTTCGTCCTGATAACATCGTTATAAGTTTAGCAGGAAAAATAGATCTCGAACAAGCGACTTTGATGGTTAATAAAATATTTGGTGATTGGGAAAATCCTCCCCACAGCATGGATTCATTAACTACCCCTGTTATCGAAGCCAAGTCAGCCTACGGCAAAATTGACCAACAAACACAACAATCTATTATCATGATGGGTTACATTACCCCTAGCATGGATAGTGTTGATTATCCCGTTTTAAAGTTGATTAGCACTTATTTGGGTAATGGTTTATCAAGTCGCTTGTTTGTGGAGTTACGAGAAAAAAGAGGATTGGCTTATGATGTCTCCGCTTTTTATCCTACCCGTTTAGATAAATCTCAATTTGTTGTCTATATGGGCACTGCCCCTGTTAATACTGAAATTGGGATGGAAGGTTTACAAGCAGAAATTAGCCGATTAAGGAATATCACCCTCAGCGCAGAGGAATTACAGACGGCGAAAAACAAATTATTAGGGCAATATGCTTTGGGTAAGCAGACTAATTCGGAGTTTGCCCAAATTTTTGGCTGGTATGAAACCCTTGGAGTGGGTATTGATTACGATCGCACTTTCCAAGATAATATTAATGCTGTTACGGTGGCACAAATCCAAGAAGTGGCTAATAAGTATCTGCGAGATGAATTTCTCTGTACTTCTATCGTGGGGCAATCTGTACAGTAG
- a CDS encoding DNA adenine methylase codes for MSKNPILKPFLKWAGGKRQLLSEIKKYIPKNYNKYYEVFIGGGALLFDLQPQQSIINDSNKELINCYQVIRDKSDELIKDLGKHINNESYFYNLRDLDRQKKKYSQLSDVEKASRIIYLNKTCFNGLFRVNSQGQFNVPFGKYKNPDIVNSVVIKAVSKYFNENQIEILNNDFEVALKTAKKNDFIYLDPPYDPISETASFTGYDVNGFNKKEQERLKKVVDELNKRGCKVLISNSSTEFITNLYCDYSIITVSAIRAINSKGHKRGKVNEILIKNYE; via the coding sequence ATGAGTAAAAATCCAATTTTAAAACCGTTTCTGAAGTGGGCAGGTGGAAAAAGACAATTACTATCAGAAATAAAAAAATATATTCCTAAAAATTATAATAAATATTATGAAGTATTCATTGGAGGAGGTGCATTATTATTTGATTTACAACCACAACAATCAATCATTAATGATAGTAATAAGGAATTAATTAATTGTTATCAAGTTATTCGAGATAAATCTGATGAATTAATTAAAGATTTGGGAAAACATATTAATAATGAATCTTATTTTTATAATTTAAGAGATCTTGATCGACAGAAAAAAAAATATTCTCAACTATCTGATGTAGAAAAAGCCTCGAGAATAATTTATTTAAATAAAACTTGTTTTAATGGTTTATTTAGAGTTAATTCCCAAGGTCAATTTAATGTTCCTTTTGGAAAATATAAAAATCCTGATATTGTTAATTCTGTGGTGATTAAAGCTGTTAGTAAATATTTTAATGAAAATCAAATTGAAATACTTAATAATGATTTTGAAGTTGCTTTAAAAACAGCTAAAAAAAATGATTTTATTTATTTAGATCCACCTTATGACCCTATCTCTGAAACCGCTTCTTTTACTGGTTATGATGTTAATGGATTTAATAAAAAAGAGCAAGAAAGGCTCAAAAAAGTTGTTGATGAACTGAATAAAAGAGGATGTAAAGTTTTAATTAGTAATTCTTCTACAGAATTTATTACTAATTTATATTGTGATTATTCAATTATAACTGTTTCTGCAATTAGAGCGATAAATTCAAAAGGACATAAAAGGGGTAAAGTCAACGAAATCTTGATAAAAAATTATGAGTAA
- the rpsF gene encoding 30S ribosomal protein S6 yields the protein MTTTNTYELMFILRPDLTQQQVNQQMHKYRDLLKDLGAQKVSMEVWGKRRLAYEIQRFQEGVYILSYFTGDGSQVAPLEKNMRLSEEVIRYLTMKQDKEIEFEENELPEVEETVETPAPVVATEEVTSSEASEEEDTTSTEEEEEATPVEA from the coding sequence ATGACTACCACCAACACCTATGAATTAATGTTTATCTTGCGTCCAGACTTAACCCAACAGCAAGTAAACCAACAAATGCACAAATATCGTGACCTTCTCAAAGACTTAGGGGCGCAGAAAGTATCCATGGAAGTATGGGGTAAACGTCGTTTAGCCTATGAAATTCAAAGATTTCAAGAAGGAGTTTATATTTTAAGCTACTTCACCGGAGATGGCTCTCAAGTAGCCCCCCTCGAAAAAAATATGCGTTTAAGTGAAGAAGTAATTCGTTACTTAACCATGAAACAAGACAAAGAAATCGAATTTGAGGAAAACGAACTTCCCGAAGTAGAAGAAACCGTGGAAACCCCTGCTCCCGTGGTGGCCACCGAGGAGGTAACCTCATCAGAAGCATCAGAAGAAGAAGATACCACCAGCACCGAAGAAGAAGAAGAAGCCACTCCTGTGGAGGCTTAA
- a CDS encoding DUF1818 family protein gives MLKKGKGWRIGWQEKPEIYKGLIGADNWAFELSGPEMEDFCRLLIQINDTMETMAEHLMEEETISCEVESPLLWLGADGYINDYSLRIIIYEHRGAEGSWQSDVIPDLIKAIQSLKSF, from the coding sequence GTGTTAAAAAAAGGAAAAGGTTGGCGTATCGGTTGGCAAGAGAAACCAGAAATATATAAAGGTTTAATTGGTGCTGATAATTGGGCGTTTGAATTATCTGGCCCAGAAATGGAAGATTTTTGCCGTCTTCTAATTCAAATTAATGACACCATGGAAACCATGGCAGAGCATTTAATGGAGGAAGAAACCATCTCTTGTGAGGTGGAAAGCCCACTTTTGTGGTTGGGGGCAGATGGCTATATCAACGATTATAGTTTGCGCATCATTATCTATGAACATCGTGGGGCGGAAGGCAGTTGGCAAAGTGATGTTATTCCAGACTTAATTAAGGCTATTCAATCTTTAAAATCATTTTAA
- a CDS encoding bifunctional folylpolyglutamate synthase/dihydrofolate synthase, producing MMVANKQGEITDLLQPFQRFGINLGLVRIKKLLAELGNPQEKVPFIHVAGTNGKGSVCAYLSSILTEAGYKTGRFISPHLISWNERISINNQYIGDDDLIKILHHIKEIIALRPADSPPEEYPTQFEVITAASWLYFAQCQVDVAVMEVGLGGRLDATNVSDRPLASIITSISREHWQRLGDTLAKIATEKAGVIKQGCPVVVGKLPPEAHEVVMEKIKTLQCPYILIEPAQKITKNQQPWATHQGIEYPLSLNGDIQLHNSAIAIATIQILINKGWHINNQAIIEGMKKTRWQGRLQWIKWQNKSILIDGAHNVDSAKILRNYVDTLDKKTTWVMGMLSTKDHQGILKTLLKSGDQLILVPVPDHSSTEPRELAHIAQQTCPDLDKIQIASELFQGLNQALTMTKNKANTIVICGSLYLLGYFLGNIPET from the coding sequence ATGATGGTAGCGAATAAACAAGGGGAAATTACTGATTTGTTACAACCTTTCCAAAGATTTGGTATTAATTTGGGGTTGGTGAGAATAAAAAAACTTTTGGCCGAGTTAGGAAATCCCCAAGAGAAAGTGCCTTTTATTCATGTGGCGGGTACGAATGGTAAAGGTTCGGTATGTGCTTATTTATCATCCATTTTAACCGAGGCGGGTTACAAAACTGGTCGTTTTATTTCTCCTCACCTGATTAGTTGGAATGAAAGAATTTCTATTAATAATCAATATATTGGAGATGATGATTTAATCAAAATCCTCCATCATATCAAGGAGATTATCGCCCTTCGTCCTGCGGATAGCCCCCCAGAAGAATATCCCACCCAATTTGAAGTGATTACGGCGGCCAGTTGGCTTTATTTTGCCCAATGTCAGGTAGATGTAGCGGTGATGGAGGTGGGTTTGGGAGGTAGATTGGATGCTACTAATGTGTCCGATCGCCCCTTAGCTAGTATAATTACATCTATTAGTCGGGAGCATTGGCAAAGATTAGGGGATACCCTCGCTAAAATCGCCACGGAAAAAGCAGGAGTCATCAAACAGGGATGCCCCGTAGTGGTGGGTAAACTACCCCCCGAAGCCCATGAAGTAGTCATGGAAAAAATTAAAACCCTCCAATGTCCTTACATATTAATTGAACCTGCCCAAAAAATAACTAAAAATCAACAACCCTGGGCAACCCATCAGGGCATCGAATACCCCTTAAGTTTAAATGGAGATATACAACTTCATAACTCCGCCATTGCGATCGCCACTATCCAAATCCTGATAAATAAAGGATGGCATATTAATAATCAAGCCATCATCGAAGGCATGAAAAAAACCCGTTGGCAAGGAAGATTACAATGGATAAAATGGCAAAATAAATCCATCCTCATCGACGGAGCGCACAACGTTGATTCAGCCAAAATCCTCAGAAACTATGTCGATACCCTTGACAAAAAAACCACTTGGGTCATGGGAATGTTATCCACAAAAGATCATCAAGGAATCCTGAAAACATTATTAAAATCTGGGGATCAATTAATATTAGTACCCGTACCCGATCATAGTAGTACAGAACCCAGAGAATTAGCCCATATTGCCCAACAAACCTGCCCCGACTTAGATAAAATACAAATAGCATCAGAACTATTTCAAGGACTAAATCAAGCCCTTACCATGACTAAAAACAAAGCAAATACCATCGTGATTTGTGGTTCACTATATCTATTGGGCTACTTTTTGGGAAATATTCCCGAAACATAA
- the mrdA gene encoding penicillin-binding protein 2 — protein MQIVSPRRKRKNPVNTTPYTTLSNVSQQKKKKWLTVGQKDQPIMIMILISLFLFGGIASRLTYFQIIKGQEFAEKAASNRTKIIPQAPVRGNLFDRKGRVLASTRLSHSAYLLPRIQIQPNWEEVKIELAQILNTTPEELEKKIQGENLDSPTLVKIGSNLTPQQITAIEENREVLGDVELNIETIRNYPNNRIASHVLGYTREINAEQLERLRSEGYRLGDVIGQMGVERGLEAKLRGEWGGIILETDGAGKIVRRAGVKEAVAGDDIQLTLDLELQKVAQEALGDRKGAVVALDPRDGAVLAMVSYPGFDPNIFSDNITPEIWQEVQGKGNPFINRSIVGFPPASTFKVVTAAAGMETGKYPPNTVLPTYAFLRRGGMALGEWNRAGFGPMNYIRSMAWSSNTFYGQIGYGIGGENLIEWSRKFGFGSKTGIELLEENPGLIADNEWKKSRFDMEWTGGDTINMSIGQGFTLATPLQVAGMFAIIANGGYRIVPHLENDPDTYLNQKTSLNMQPETLSTIKQGLRSVVTSGTGGGAAVPNIAVAGKSGTAEAPPGKSHAWFGAYAPYDDPSIVVVAFVEHSGGGGGSVAAPIVQRVLNSYFTDESN, from the coding sequence ATGCAAATAGTTAGCCCCCGACGTAAAAGAAAAAATCCTGTCAATACAACCCCCTACACCACCCTTTCTAACGTTTCTCAACAGAAAAAGAAAAAATGGTTAACCGTAGGACAAAAAGATCAACCCATTATGATTATGATCTTGATTTCCTTGTTTCTTTTTGGTGGCATTGCATCTCGACTAACTTATTTTCAAATTATCAAAGGGCAGGAGTTTGCCGAAAAAGCCGCCTCCAACCGTACCAAAATTATTCCCCAAGCCCCCGTCAGAGGTAATTTATTTGACCGTAAAGGAAGGGTATTAGCTTCTACCCGTCTATCCCATTCTGCCTATTTATTACCAAGAATACAAATACAGCCCAACTGGGAAGAAGTAAAAATAGAACTAGCTCAAATATTAAATACTACCCCTGAAGAATTAGAAAAAAAAATACAAGGGGAAAATCTTGATAGCCCTACCCTTGTGAAAATAGGTAGTAATCTCACTCCTCAACAAATAACGGCCATCGAAGAAAATAGAGAAGTATTAGGAGATGTGGAATTAAACATTGAAACCATTCGCAATTATCCTAATAACCGAATCGCCTCCCATGTTCTAGGATATACCAGAGAAATCAACGCAGAACAACTAGAAAGATTGCGCTCAGAAGGTTATCGCCTGGGGGATGTCATTGGACAAATGGGAGTAGAAAGAGGATTAGAAGCCAAATTAAGGGGAGAATGGGGCGGAATTATTCTCGAAACCGATGGGGCAGGAAAAATAGTGCGTCGAGCTGGGGTAAAAGAAGCCGTTGCCGGGGATGACATCCAATTAACCCTTGATTTAGAATTGCAAAAAGTTGCTCAAGAGGCTCTGGGCGATCGCAAAGGAGCCGTAGTAGCCCTCGATCCCCGTGACGGAGCAGTTTTAGCCATGGTAAGTTACCCCGGATTTGATCCCAATATCTTTTCCGATAATATTACCCCTGAAATTTGGCAAGAAGTACAAGGAAAAGGAAACCCATTTATTAACCGCTCCATCGTCGGTTTTCCCCCCGCCTCCACCTTTAAGGTTGTCACCGCCGCCGCCGGTATGGAAACAGGAAAATATCCCCCGAATACAGTTTTACCAACCTATGCCTTTCTTAGAAGGGGAGGAATGGCCCTAGGGGAATGGAATAGGGCTGGATTTGGCCCGATGAACTACATTCGCTCCATGGCTTGGAGTAGTAATACTTTCTATGGACAAATAGGGTACGGTATTGGTGGAGAAAATTTAATTGAATGGTCAAGAAAATTTGGTTTTGGTAGCAAAACAGGTATTGAATTATTAGAAGAAAACCCCGGTTTGATTGCCGATAATGAATGGAAAAAAAGTCGGTTTGACATGGAATGGACAGGGGGAGACACCATTAATATGTCCATTGGTCAGGGATTTACCCTCGCTACTCCCCTACAAGTAGCGGGAATGTTTGCCATTATTGCCAATGGTGGTTATCGTATTGTCCCCCATTTAGAAAATGATCCTGATACCTACCTAAATCAAAAAACTTCTTTAAATATGCAACCTGAAACCCTTAGCACCATTAAACAGGGGCTTAGATCTGTTGTTACTAGCGGTACAGGGGGAGGAGCCGCCGTACCTAACATCGCTGTGGCAGGTAAGAGCGGTACTGCAGAAGCCCCCCCCGGAAAGTCCCATGCTTGGTTTGGGGCTTATGCTCCCTATGATGACCCTTCTATTGTGGTGGTGGCTTTTGTGGAGCATTCTGGCGGTGGTGGTGGTTCGGTAGCTGCCCCCATTGTACAAAGGGTATTAAATTCTTATTTTACTGATGAGAGTAACTAG
- a CDS encoding DUF3143 domain-containing protein, with translation MAQLSPTSPLYSHPLPDIENWLKSMGCEQNSQQLNCWYLSKDDWEAEITLETEDVNINYLQAGADGTDIKRAFRYSLSRQDIEDAIFSGP, from the coding sequence ATGGCTCAACTATCACCCACTAGCCCCCTTTATAGCCATCCTCTACCCGACATCGAAAACTGGTTAAAATCCATGGGATGCGAACAAAATAGCCAACAATTAAACTGTTGGTATCTAAGTAAAGATGACTGGGAAGCGGAAATCACCCTAGAAACTGAAGATGTAAATATCAACTACCTTCAGGCGGGGGCAGACGGCACAGACATCAAAAGAGCTTTTCGTTATTCCCTCTCCCGTCAAGATATTGAAGACGCTATTTTTTCAGGCCCTTAA
- the pilM gene encoding type IV pilus assembly protein PilM yields MVGFLNNLLGGQGKGVGIEINPDRISLAQVSKKGQQYKLLKYQSLEVPEDIFEEGQIKDSEALAELIEQLLKEAKIKPKQIATSVPMRESIIRILPIPAELNDQELKDTVLNHEASLYLPYPKEEVDLDYQKLGYFVDDSDGIEKVQVLLVATRKENTDLYLETFQQAGLDIKVLEINSFSLIRTLKEQLQQFSPTEAVVLVDIEFDSTEIAIIVEGVPQFSRTVPIGTYQMQIALAQAMNLPTSKNTEILQDITIPNNPDQTSSNSTSSQTWINPGMDSLLRVLGELVDELRRSVNFYINQSGDVEVVQILIAGPGAGLAQIDEFFTKKLNIPATLFDPVTSLGITMKDELSGMERYGLGTVLGLAMRMN; encoded by the coding sequence ATGGTAGGTTTTTTAAACAATTTACTAGGTGGACAAGGGAAAGGAGTGGGCATAGAAATCAATCCCGATCGCATTTCCCTCGCACAAGTAAGCAAAAAAGGGCAACAGTATAAACTTCTCAAATATCAATCTTTAGAAGTGCCAGAAGATATATTTGAAGAAGGACAAATAAAAGATTCAGAAGCCCTCGCCGAGCTAATTGAACAATTACTCAAAGAAGCGAAAATTAAGCCCAAACAAATAGCAACATCAGTGCCGATGAGAGAATCGATCATCCGAATTCTGCCCATTCCTGCCGAATTAAATGATCAAGAATTAAAAGACACTGTTTTAAACCATGAAGCCAGTTTATATCTACCCTATCCTAAAGAAGAAGTAGATCTCGACTATCAAAAACTAGGATACTTTGTTGATGATAGTGACGGCATCGAAAAAGTACAAGTATTATTGGTAGCTACCCGTAAAGAAAATACCGACCTTTACCTAGAAACCTTTCAACAGGCAGGGCTTGATATAAAAGTTCTGGAAATCAACAGTTTTTCCCTCATTAGAACCCTAAAAGAACAATTACAACAATTTAGCCCCACCGAAGCAGTGGTTTTAGTGGATATTGAATTTGATAGTACCGAAATCGCCATCATTGTAGAGGGAGTGCCACAATTTTCCCGTACCGTACCCATCGGTACTTATCAGATGCAAATCGCCCTTGCTCAAGCTATGAATTTACCAACCTCTAAAAATACCGAAATCCTTCAAGATATTACCATACCCAATAACCCCGATCAAACCTCCAGCAACAGCACCAGTAGTCAAACTTGGATTAACCCCGGCATGGACTCGTTATTGAGAGTATTAGGGGAATTGGTGGACGAATTAAGGCGATCGGTCAACTTTTATATTAACCAAAGTGGAGACGTGGAAGTTGTCCAAATTTTGATCGCAGGACCAGGGGCCGGCCTTGCTCAAATCGATGAATTTTTTACCAAAAAACTTAACATTCCAGCTACTCTCTTTGATCCCGTTACATCCTTAGGAATTACAATGAAAGATGAATTATCGGGTATGGAAAGATATGGGTTAGGGACGGTGTTAGGTTTAGCAATGAGGATGAACTAG
- a CDS encoding PilN domain-containing protein, protein MHNIDINFLKERKQDAVTQVGKTAGFKKETTMADRIPILIGSGVAVALIAAVGGASLLLNNQKASTEASIAQLESEIQRLQGQNAQVNQIQQQIDNINGQVGILVSVFDEIKPWSAMLREISFLTPPNVQIQSITQSGSRGLTIAGFADSYDDVNDFLLTLKASSLLNGEQTQLTNTSLTENPSTVATSRAQLEAAEDETVEAPPTDDSLIISLGQVISFNITTEINDVPSTELVNLLDSRGAIGLVSRIEALRQLGALDIEPIVQEQPTEEETTQ, encoded by the coding sequence ATGCACAATATTGATATTAACTTTCTCAAAGAAAGAAAACAAGATGCCGTTACTCAGGTGGGCAAAACCGCAGGTTTTAAGAAAGAAACCACCATGGCCGATAGAATTCCCATTCTCATTGGTTCAGGGGTTGCCGTGGCTCTGATTGCAGCGGTAGGGGGAGCATCCTTGTTGCTTAACAATCAAAAAGCCTCCACCGAAGCTAGTATTGCCCAATTAGAATCAGAAATTCAACGATTACAAGGACAAAACGCCCAAGTTAATCAGATTCAACAGCAAATTGATAATATTAATGGGCAAGTGGGAATTTTGGTTAGTGTATTTGATGAGATTAAACCATGGTCGGCGATGTTACGGGAGATTTCTTTTTTGACTCCTCCCAATGTACAAATTCAGTCCATTACTCAATCGGGTAGTAGGGGGTTAACCATTGCTGGGTTTGCAGATTCCTATGATGATGTTAATGATTTTCTCTTAACTCTCAAGGCTTCTAGTCTTCTTAATGGTGAACAAACCCAATTAACCAACACCAGTTTAACGGAAAACCCTAGTACCGTTGCCACTAGCCGAGCGCAGTTAGAAGCGGCTGAGGATGAAACCGTTGAAGCCCCCCCCACCGATGATAGTTTAATTATTTCTTTGGGACAGGTGATTTCTTTTAATATCACCACAGAAATTAATGATGTTCCTTCCACAGAATTGGTTAATCTATTAGATAGCCGAGGGGCGATCGGTTTAGTGAGTCGTATTGAAGCCCTAAGACAATTGGGGGCTTTAGATATTGAACCTATTGTACAAGAACAACCTACAGAAGAAGAAACTACTCAATAA
- a CDS encoding type II and III secretion system protein, producing the protein MTTSFTTTEDFGDEAEGFGPESDYPEVFGITFTPKVTGITIGVAGFIVAAFLGWTQLRPVADELSTLRADKATKETQLNQLSESDLQQQIALKEGELQRTENLKAQVEGLFAQERTLETVLLDLNQFVRASNVTMTSYTPSGDKAVVSDDSFGQVAINNIQVKSYNLNLEGSFSSLISFVQDLERLQPFLVVQNFNATVSTPQQYLLENGEVFPFGSPELSTTITVSALFSDVQEITPPAEEGTEETPEETTE; encoded by the coding sequence ATGACTACATCTTTTACTACTACCGAGGATTTTGGTGATGAGGCTGAAGGTTTTGGCCCGGAGTCGGACTATCCTGAAGTTTTTGGCATTACCTTTACCCCTAAGGTAACGGGGATTACCATTGGTGTGGCTGGTTTTATAGTGGCGGCTTTTTTAGGTTGGACACAGTTACGGCCTGTTGCTGATGAGTTATCTACTTTACGGGCTGATAAAGCCACCAAGGAAACACAACTTAATCAATTGAGTGAGAGTGATTTACAGCAACAAATAGCCCTTAAGGAGGGGGAGTTGCAACGGACAGAAAATCTTAAAGCTCAGGTGGAAGGTTTATTTGCCCAAGAGCGCACCTTAGAAACTGTTTTACTAGATCTCAATCAATTTGTCCGCGCTTCTAATGTTACCATGACTAGCTATACTCCTTCGGGGGATAAGGCTGTAGTCAGTGACGATAGTTTTGGGCAGGTTGCTATTAATAATATTCAGGTAAAAAGTTATAATCTCAACCTAGAGGGTAGCTTTTCAAGTTTAATATCTTTTGTGCAAGATTTGGAGAGGTTACAACCTTTTTTGGTGGTACAAAATTTTAATGCTACGGTTTCTACCCCCCAACAATATTTGTTGGAAAATGGTGAGGTTTTTCCCTTTGGTTCTCCTGAACTTAGTACCACGATTACTGTCAGTGCTTTATTTTCCGATGTTCAAGAGATTACACCTCCAGCAGAAGAAGGCACAGAAGAAACACCAGAGGAAACCACTGAATAA